aaaaaatatatatttttcatgacttctactttaaaatcttcctccttagctaaactacaaaacaactccaattaatTGTTGAcgtcttgaagacttgaagacaattaaagaagggaaaataatttgtttttcagtgttttaatgggtcccacagtgtgtttggagttgcatcagctgtcagtccaagatgggccatgtcagaactggtgaggttggggggtgaggagcaaggttgatcatccagggtcagtgtggatctcctgaggagacactcagcatcaagatcacttggagaacacctctatcacctgttctctgaactacaaaatatccatcattgaattaaaacaaaaaaagtacaaactttgaagacttgttttgaaattgccttgaagacaattaaaagaaaacaaagagatcctgagggatttctggaatttaatgagccccacagtgtgtttgcagcccagctcatgatcctgaggtagtgagagaagattgaagcagctgctgaagaagtcagaagccaaactccaagtgccttgaagcattgctgggccccactgagggcaggcactgccaaagcctccccagggactccttggagcagctccttggaggccaggagtgcaggcagacaaaggctctgggcaggcccctgcaatgctgagcaaagcctgccttggttttgtggagcacaaaggccaaggcctgagccccaggccctggcccagcagatcctgtccctcccggctggctcagggctgtttggggggcactgggatgggagggggaggaacaacaaaggcccaaaactgggcaacccctgccaggctcctgagggaggggcgaggcagaaaccaagtgcagaacctgccaggcaagttgcttgtggtggcctgagtggcagaggcagctgccagaggcaaggggacaaaggcctgggtgcctttgggccttgcagccctgccagagcccttggccatctctcctgcaggctgtcctgccctggccctgctgctgctctggccttgcaggctgcacacacccctcctgctttcccaccccctcccagcagcatttctagaccctccctgatgtctctgcaccagccctggctgttccctggaacacaaagccatgggctgatcctgactccctctgggtgacctcttTCAGCACAAGGGTCCCCGTtgagtgatatttctttttcctcaccttcagtctgaaccatcactgctactctttgtggagatttcattctatttccaatatggagaaaagctccatcctggcaggtctcctctagaccctctccagttcttcctcattcctccagaatggggaacctcacagacagactgacctgtccagatgtggtgaccccagggctgagtccaagggggtgacaactcccttgtctgggtgcccacactccccccaaggcagccccatgtgcagttggccttaaatcaagggtccattctgattctttgtaacatcacggaatcaagtggcaccgtgacactgcagggcctcatggaaccaaaggagtgcagggacactgtggaatctcatggaaccaagggaccattgtgacatgtggggtctctttggaacaaaaggaaccctgagatatctcagaacctcatggaaccaagtGACCACAGTGACACTGAAGAGTCTCATGGcacccactgtgcctccccagaactccatggaatcaagcagaaccgctgcctcccccccaccgccgcacggaccggagtcgccagctctgccccgcttggacacctctggagtcagcgtgttcttgggcagcacaactgatctcagaccagagagtttcccacattttgctttgtcctctctttcccctggttttgttttttgttctttgttcattcaggggaAAAACGGGGAAGGGAGGCACATGTTTATCCCTGTTCTCacctgtttacaaaagggagttgggttGGGGgtagagaggaggcaatttctctctctgctgtagctttgaactcttctgttggtattgctgtttttgctgctgtatttcttgtcagtaaactcttattttttcacttatacctccttgtattttgtctccctgtattGGTAGGGAATAAAAGGGGATTGAGTTCATTTTATTGGCGTTCTCGCCCCagtatgtgtctttaaaccaggggTTGCTCAAGaactccctgaaatttggcatcatccacaaaggacttgaaaatacattttgtctcaacgtacagagagataataaagatattctgtagtggtgttcaagggctgatcactgagagatttcatcaggaagttgctgccaagaggactttgtaccatggattttattggaCCCTCTTCATTCAgcaacttcccacccaccacatcttctacttcttcagtccagctctcaccagtctggctctaaggagaccacaggagaccatgtcaaggaccttgataaagtctgggcacacaacatcctctattccctcccacaggggttctgcaatccctgccttgtccttcccatgcctgggaatggctgcaggaggacttgccctatccccttccctgctgagcctgagcagtctggaactctcccaaccctccttgctgccctgtttgcagactgcttccatgtctgcctttgccaaggccccaggaagctctgggatggccctgacctttccaagggtttgggagaggtctcccagtgacactgcccagccttctcaatatccctgacatcaaaaccttttccatatctgacacttccagaggagtgcccaggacacaacacaggttgtcctggtggttctggagaatgagaagggatttctccTTGagaccaacccctccaattggatttgagtgcagctgaaaggtttcctcagcattttccccggtgcccccctgccctgaaggtttctggccatcaggctggagctgagggggttgggcaggtgcctgaggagggggtagaacaagggctgtatccaactgtgccaggagggctgtgctgggcaaggatgaggaggctgcagaaaacagtggcagtggggaggggagaggagcaggtggagagaccttgtgcctgcccacgctgggcaggagctgccccaggatggcagctctgaagcactcccaggatgtccctgtgaacaggaggggaagactggatctaaaaatgaaacctggaaagcagagagcaggagtgtcatggtgtcactgcaggagagttccagccctggagcaaggtcacagaagaagtgacccagtacatgcagtggcctcagaagatcccacagcatcctggagatgctggaagggagcccagctctgcttcacaagttcccagggcctgtccctgcctgtgctccaagggcttccactccccaggactgtgctcagagagcactcaggccttacagcgagaaaggggctcaggaggacagtgtggaagtggcaagagagcagctctgcaaagaccaagccctgctgctccctggcagtgctgctgggctgggattattgtccccttcaactttgcaaatacaccttgtcctgcagtgtgctgtcttttaggaacatctgagaagaagggtcttggacaaagaaggcactgcagggtcttttattttgtttaaatagtcagagagcacaattcatcatttatacatctctgggtcaaattcaatgggtagacactaaattcAAAGGCATATGCATAATAATGTTTCAttccacagaaaattattgcaagaagaacCTGATGACCTCCACAacaaacctgagcaggaaggctgggccaaTAAGGggtcccattctgaatgctacacaccagaaaacaggcagtttattgctcctgaaaagcatccagtcatcattttcctcagagcgtccctgagctcctggttcctgaggctgtagatgagggggttcagtgctggaggaaccactgagtacagaactgacacaatcagatccagggatggggaggagatggagggaggcttcaggtaggcaaatatGGCactgctgacaaacagggagagcacggccaggtgagggaggcacgtggaaaaggctttgtgccgtccctgctgagaggggatcctcagcacagccctgaagatctgcacataggagaaaacaatgaaaattaaacaacTAAATCCTAAACAGACACtaaccccaatgagcccaatttccctgaggtagcctgagtgtgagcaggagagcttgaggatggcagggatttcacagaagaactggcccagggcattgccctgacacaggggcagggaaaatgtattggctgtgtgcagcaaaGAATAGtgaaacccagtggcccaggcagctgctgccatgtgggcacaagctctgctgcccaggagggtcctgtagtgcaggggtttgcagatggcaacgtagcggtcgtagcacatgatggtgaggaggaaatattctgctgagatgaagaaataaaagaaaaagagctgtgcagcacatcccatgtaggagatggctgtggtgccccagagggaattgtgcatggctttggggacagtggtgcagatgcagcccaggtctgtgagggagaggttgagcaggaagaagcccatgggggtgtgcaggtggtggtcgcaggctacagcgctgaggatgaggccattggccaggagggcagccagggagatggccaggaagagccagaagtgcaggagctgcagctccctcctgtctgcgaatgccaggaggaggaactgggtgagggagctgctgttggacatttgctgctccttagcacagggtctgttcagaaaaggaaagcacaggaaacaattaagacagccccctctcagcaaagccatctcagttttcagggaaatcccctccaagtcaaggcatttcttttctctggtttgtgctctctgagggtgctgtgaggagcaggagctctgcccatgtgctgccgaGGACTCatctttgctctgctgcagtgcagacacgGAACTGGTTTGTGACAGCTCTCATGATCACAGGGGATGTCACATGGAacccagctttgatggaaaagttcaATTCCTGTACTGTTGTCTTGGAGTAATTTGGGCTTCAGGAGAGAGGCACAGtgtatccttaaaataatttagactGGGTTGTTTGGTTACAATGATAACAcctgggggtgtttttttaggggcaaatttttctgatgacaaatctgAAGATTCTTgagacaggacaggcagaagggctgagatCTCCAttgcttattgcagagccaggagagctgcagtgcctctcaaTCTGTTTCCCATCTTCCCTGCATTTTCCCTTGGGTGCCTTGAAGAggacttcacacacagattcatccttaaaaaccccaccaagatctgtgctgagagcagggcagcactgcttgaaagggcagctctgtgaagtgtcccctgtgccagcccagaggtgcagctgtgctggacagagcaggacaggagccctcctgcagagaaggcaagcgctgggacaggagagtgcccacccccaaaggaaggctcagcactgcccaggatcctgtggTCATCTCTGatcctgcctgaaatattcgtctgagagtaaaagagttggaatttcagtgcagcctcctgaactgagagaacaatgtctatGCTACAATGCctaagcaggaaacacacctcaggactaattcctttcctgtagcccctgtcttttgtgagctttgcaaaaaattctCCATTGAATGTGGTGTAGTggtctggagctgtgagcaggtctgaccctgcaaGAGCGAGACATGGAAAAGGTCCTccttcagctgccaggtttgctccttgcccacagcccttctgccccagccctgggagcagctccccgggctggctgagagctgcccctggcaggcagcagagtccctgcccagcacagcaccctgggctgcaggaccctgctctgccccacagccctgggcatccctggctgcacccccagattcacagctcttccaaagtgccccagaacagcccctgctcacccatcccatcagctggggctgggccagctttaggagatgcctccaggagctgcccctgcgCTGCCCTGCaaccacagactcaccatgtgcggccctgccaagattcctcctgcagggagctctcagccctcctgccagtgctgagccccttgaagctctgtgtgtgccctgctggtgtccctgagctgccctggcagtgccctcagccctgctgggctgtgcagaggagctgctcaccagcagagctgtctctttgaagctcttcttgcttgccaggagctccctgtgtgccaggagcctggtccagctcagcagcacagcaacagccccaggcatttcatgaccctcagggggtttgatgttgtttacatgagactcagtccctgagagaaagttcaaacaacttttcaagaagtcaaaatgagattgaaacactgaagtttcttgcagtgctaatgagtctcactgaggggcacaactgagaacgtgtccccaggttccagttagagcagaaatctgcagacagtgatgacaagggTGGACAACAAGagaaaggtggctct
This Pseudopipra pipra isolate bDixPip1 chromosome W, bDixPip1.hap1, whole genome shotgun sequence DNA region includes the following protein-coding sequences:
- the LOC135404568 gene encoding olfactory receptor 14J1-like; amino-acid sequence: SYMGCAAQLFFFYFFISAEYFLLTIMCYDRYVAICKPLHYRTLLGSRACAHMAAAAWATGFHYSLLHTANTFSLPLCQGNALGQFFCEIPAILKLSCSHSGYLREIGLIGVSVCLGFSCLIFIVFSYVQIFRAVLRIPSQQGRHKAFSTCLPHLAVLSLFVSSAIFAYLKPPSISSPSLDLIVSVLYSVVPPALNPLIYSLRNQELRDALRKMMTGCFSGAINCLFSGV